In a single window of the Deinococcus aetherius genome:
- a CDS encoding DHH family phosphoesterase, whose amino-acid sequence MRAWRVSPPLAQVLHGRGLTPAHLDPPLTLTPNPALREAARRIVAAIRARKRIRIHGDYDADGVSATAILVLGLRELGAIVHGFIPHRLNEGYGIHPDRVEEHAAACDLLVTVDCGVTNLEEVGALLARGVEVIVTDHHAPGLDFPSCLVVHPSLTTRYDPALHNLTGAGVAYHLLWAVRAELGLGEPRDLAGLATLGTVADVAPLVGENRALVRVGLPALAESRLPGVRALLRAKGALRPSARDVAFLLAPLLNAAGRLGEADLALGLLTTTGEHEAATLATYLEARNQERRVIQDRMFAQALEIADPEAPAILVTREDWHAGVMGIVASKLLETFHKPVFVVAQGKGSVRSTPGISAVEGLRYSHDLLRRYGGHPGAAGFAIDPANLPALRGRLHEYARQFPPPVPEYRLDAPLPTLGATLDLVTEAAAFEPYGTGHTPPLWHVREPLAATRLVGKRGDSLQFQVGPLRGIKHGERDATPGERDLATHLVMSEWRGRTRLELHGQALRAPGRLGLAGSPGDVAPLPRLDPREAMRHLKAGAAAYADGAVAAYLRDQVPGLTLRSPGEAPPGGELILYALPAEDDLRRWLGAGRVAFALGPKTLAELEGALTRHHLAPPPPNPLADTHADEARLEAAADAYRRWQWAHLYRVLDDEGWSAAVRHLLGLEGAQARARGPELALAEG is encoded by the coding sequence ATGCGCGCGTGGCGGGTGTCGCCGCCCCTCGCGCAGGTGCTCCACGGCCGGGGCCTGACCCCCGCCCACCTCGACCCGCCGCTGACCCTGACCCCCAACCCGGCGCTGCGGGAGGCGGCGCGGCGCATTGTGGCGGCGATTCGGGCACGCAAGCGGATCCGCATCCACGGTGACTACGACGCGGATGGGGTAAGCGCGACCGCCATCCTCGTGCTGGGGCTGCGCGAGCTGGGGGCCATTGTCCACGGCTTCATCCCGCACCGCCTGAACGAGGGGTACGGCATCCACCCTGACCGGGTGGAGGAACACGCCGCCGCCTGCGACCTGCTCGTCACGGTGGACTGCGGGGTCACCAACCTGGAGGAGGTGGGGGCGCTCCTCGCGCGTGGGGTCGAGGTCATCGTCACCGACCACCACGCGCCGGGCCTCGACTTCCCGAGTTGCCTCGTCGTCCACCCCAGCCTGACGACCCGGTACGACCCCGCCCTGCACAACCTGACGGGGGCGGGCGTGGCGTACCACCTGCTGTGGGCGGTGCGCGCAGAACTCGGGCTGGGGGAGCCGCGCGACCTCGCGGGTCTGGCGACGCTGGGCACGGTCGCGGACGTGGCCCCGCTGGTCGGCGAGAACCGGGCGCTCGTGCGGGTGGGGCTCCCGGCGTTGGCGGAGTCCCGGCTGCCGGGCGTGCGGGCGCTCTTGCGGGCCAAGGGCGCCCTGCGGCCGAGTGCGCGGGACGTGGCCTTTTTGCTCGCGCCGCTGCTGAATGCGGCGGGGCGGCTGGGGGAGGCGGACCTCGCGCTCGGGCTGCTGACGACCACTGGCGAGCACGAGGCGGCGACCCTCGCCACCTACCTGGAGGCGCGCAACCAGGAACGCCGGGTGATCCAGGACCGGATGTTCGCGCAGGCGCTGGAGATCGCCGACCCCGAGGCCCCCGCCATCCTGGTGACCCGGGAGGACTGGCACGCGGGCGTGATGGGCATCGTGGCGAGCAAGCTGCTGGAGACCTTTCACAAGCCCGTCTTCGTGGTCGCGCAGGGCAAGGGCTCGGTGCGCAGCACGCCGGGGATCAGCGCGGTGGAGGGGCTGCGCTACAGCCACGACCTCCTGAGGCGCTACGGGGGGCACCCCGGCGCGGCGGGCTTCGCCATCGACCCCGCCAACCTCCCCGCCCTGCGGGGAAGGCTGCACGAGTACGCCCGGCAGTTCCCGCCCCCCGTGCCCGAGTACCGGCTCGACGCGCCGCTGCCGACCCTGGGGGCGACCCTGGACCTGGTGACCGAGGCCGCCGCCTTCGAGCCGTACGGGACCGGGCACACCCCGCCCCTGTGGCACGTGCGCGAGCCGCTCGCCGCCACCCGCCTCGTCGGCAAGCGCGGGGACAGCCTGCAATTCCAGGTCGGGCCCCTGAGGGGCATCAAGCACGGCGAGCGCGACGCGACCCCCGGCGAGCGCGACCTCGCCACCCACCTCGTCATGAGCGAGTGGCGCGGGCGGACCCGGCTGGAGCTGCACGGGCAGGCGCTCAGGGCGCCGGGGCGGCTGGGGCTGGCGGGGAGCCCGGGGGACGTCGCCCCGCTCCCCCGCCTCGACCCCAGGGAAGCCATGCGGCACCTGAAGGCGGGAGCGGCGGCCTACGCGGACGGCGCGGTCGCCGCTTACCTGCGGGATCAGGTGCCCGGCCTGACTCTCCGTTCCCCCGGAGAGGCGCCCCCCGGCGGCGAACTGATCCTGTACGCCCTGCCCGCCGAGGACGACCTGCGGCGCTGGCTGGGTGCGGGCCGGGTCGCCTTCGCCCTGGGGCCCAAGACCCTCGCGGAGTTGGAGGGCGCGCTCACCCGCCACCACCTCGCGCCGCCGCCGCCCAATCCCCTCGCGGACACGCACGCGGACGAGGCGAGGCTGGAGGCCGCCGCCGACGCCTACCGCCGCTGGCAGTGGGCCCACCTGTACCGGGTCCTCGACGACGAGGGCTGGAGCGCGGCGGTCCGGCACCTCCTCGGCCTGGAGGGGGCCCAAGCGCGGGCCCGGGGGCCCGAACTGGCGCTGGCGGAGGGCTGA
- a CDS encoding GGDEF domain-containing protein: MTPWVVPWTCSALTLMLNDLFVNFCVLCTTTFLVGWTLRSLKHAWTWTQIALRALLTVASSFVLIANAVPLAGGVALDLRAVPVALATIGGGVPAGVTVALPLIAYEVWRGGERALVHGLSLALVVGLCALALRGVPRDVENSGVRWWVPFGIFAPSNLPLAYGAYLATGDAGYAASVTLLLTAAQTIGMLASQAITVTQLRALERAEVLTDLAYTDKLTGVGNRRALDEALSHPGDISHVLLLDLDHFKLVNDTRGHDTGDRVLEATAAVMREVLGRRGCPYRFGGEEFAVLLRQTSTAEAVGLAQELRRRVAQEVGTRSGHPDLTLTVSLGLAGVHPASTALERADNLLYAAKRAGRDRVEAEALAVA, encoded by the coding sequence GTGACGCCCTGGGTTGTACCCTGGACGTGCTCGGCCCTGACCCTCATGCTGAACGACCTCTTCGTCAACTTCTGCGTGCTGTGCACCACGACCTTCCTGGTCGGCTGGACCCTGCGCTCCCTCAAGCACGCCTGGACCTGGACCCAGATCGCGCTGCGGGCGCTGCTCACGGTGGCGAGCAGTTTCGTCCTGATCGCCAACGCGGTGCCGCTGGCGGGCGGGGTGGCGCTCGACCTGCGCGCGGTGCCCGTGGCGCTCGCCACCATCGGCGGCGGGGTGCCCGCCGGGGTGACGGTGGCGCTGCCCCTGATCGCCTACGAGGTGTGGCGCGGGGGCGAGCGGGCTCTGGTCCACGGGCTCTCCCTCGCGCTGGTGGTGGGGCTGTGTGCCCTCGCCCTGCGCGGGGTGCCCCGGGACGTGGAAAATTCGGGGGTGCGCTGGTGGGTGCCGTTCGGCATCTTTGCCCCCAGCAACCTCCCGCTGGCGTATGGAGCCTACCTGGCGACCGGGGACGCGGGCTACGCGGCGAGCGTCACCCTGCTTCTCACGGCGGCGCAGACGATTGGGATGCTCGCCTCCCAGGCGATCACGGTCACGCAGCTCCGGGCGCTGGAGCGGGCCGAGGTCCTGACCGACCTCGCCTACACCGACAAGCTGACGGGCGTGGGCAACCGCCGCGCGCTCGACGAGGCGCTCTCACACCCCGGGGACATCTCGCACGTGCTGCTCCTCGACCTCGACCACTTCAAGCTCGTCAACGACACGCGCGGCCACGACACGGGCGACCGGGTGCTGGAGGCCACCGCCGCCGTCATGCGCGAGGTCCTGGGCAGGCGCGGGTGTCCCTACCGCTTCGGCGGGGAGGAGTTCGCGGTGCTGCTGCGGCAGACGAGCACCGCCGAGGCCGTGGGCCTGGCCCAGGAGCTGCGGCGGCGGGTGGCGCAGGAGGTGGGCACGCGCTCCGGCCACCCCGACCTTACCCTCACCGTGTCGCTGGGCCTCGCCGGGGTGCATCCGGCGTCCACCGCCCTGGAGCGCGCCGACAACCTCCTCTACGCCGCCAAGCGCGCCGGGCGCGACCGGGTGGAGGCCGAGGCGCTCGCGGTGGCCTGA
- a CDS encoding SIS domain-containing protein: MDLLSLLERLPGSYAGPAQPEPGPHAVIGVGEGTLAAHLAGALVSGTLARDGGTQFVIGSADAADPARDYADLAEVTGAKVRRVSTGGSPDDVDVLVPGGLGTTYHAAQYVAYASGHADQAQGAERLLAELRDRCAPQVTEGNPARDLAWTLWGRTPLLLAAPDADALPHAWQTLLARVGKTLGIPVLGDPLPLVTGAFEAQHERGDAKVALILGDPDPALSIAREVLESRVDEVVAVPYPPGTDPGHPGGYAAQLALWYFGAWVAAYLAERYGAQGEDTPVLARAQAVLSGEGDPNALGVGAPRDEGDLRRTDLVRDWREDDDEDPDEDELDDER, translated from the coding sequence ATGGACCTCCTCTCCCTCCTCGAACGCCTGCCCGGCAGCTACGCCGGTCCTGCCCAGCCCGAGCCCGGCCCGCACGCGGTGATCGGGGTGGGAGAGGGCACCCTCGCCGCGCACCTCGCCGGGGCGCTCGTCTCCGGGACGCTGGCGCGGGACGGCGGCACCCAGTTCGTGATCGGGAGCGCGGACGCGGCGGACCCGGCCCGCGACTACGCCGACCTCGCCGAGGTGACGGGGGCGAAGGTGCGGCGGGTGAGCACCGGGGGCAGTCCTGACGACGTGGACGTGCTCGTGCCCGGGGGCCTGGGCACGACCTACCACGCGGCCCAGTACGTCGCCTACGCCAGCGGGCACGCGGATCAGGCGCAAGGCGCCGAACGCCTCCTCGCCGAGTTGCGGGACCGCTGCGCCCCGCAGGTGACCGAGGGCAACCCCGCCCGCGACCTCGCCTGGACCCTGTGGGGCCGCACGCCCCTGCTGCTCGCCGCGCCCGACGCCGACGCCCTGCCGCACGCCTGGCAGACCCTGCTCGCCCGGGTGGGCAAGACACTCGGCATCCCGGTCCTCGGCGATCCCCTTCCCCTCGTGACGGGCGCCTTCGAGGCCCAGCACGAGCGGGGGGACGCCAAGGTCGCCCTGATCCTGGGCGACCCCGACCCCGCCCTCAGCATCGCCCGCGAGGTGCTGGAGAGCCGGGTGGACGAGGTTGTGGCGGTCCCCTACCCACCGGGCACCGACCCGGGGCACCCCGGCGGGTACGCCGCGCAACTCGCCCTGTGGTACTTCGGCGCGTGGGTGGCCGCGTACCTCGCCGAGCGGTACGGGGCGCAGGGGGAGGACACCCCCGTCCTCGCCCGCGCGCAGGCGGTGCTGTCGGGCGAGGGTGATCCCAATGCCCTGGGCGTGGGCGCCCCCCGTGACGAGGGCGACCTGCGCCGCACCGACCTCGTCCGCGACTGGCGGGAGGACGACGACGAGGACCCGGACGAGGACGAACTGGACGACGAACGCTGA